CTGCTTGCATTGGCACGTTTCTTTACCCCCCTTTTTAAAAAAGTATTTTTTTCCGTCACTTTGTACGTCCTGATCGGCTGCTGCATATATTTAAATTTGAGGTAGCTTTTCAATAATTCTTCCGCAGGTATCCCGTCCCGCTCATATAGTCCGAGCAGTATTGAAGGTGCAGCAACGATAAACAAGGCTATCATTGCGATTTCATTAGGAGCTATCTGTCGCACCAAGAAATACACAGGAAAACCCATCATAGCAGCACTGCCAAAGCTGATCAGTTGCCTTTTGGTTAATCCAGCAGCAATTTTGGTTTTGACCCGATTTAAATCTTTCGGCACTTCTATATATGCCATCCTACACACCTCTTTCCTTGTTCTGTGTCAGTCACTGACACCTGTTATCAGTTCTCTATGAAACTCCAAATATTGATTTTGCTAGATTTAAGCAACTCATAAGTGATTTCACACATACGAACATTGACACCAGGATGAGAACAATGCCAACCATAGCACCGGATGATAAAATGATCGGTTCAATGCTGGACACCAATCCACCATATATCAGCATACAAATCATCATTAGGAATCCCTGTATTGCCAAAGCACATAAGTTTTTTAAATAGTTCTGTCCGATATGCCCTATCCAATCTCGATTCATCAAAGTAGCAAAAGGAATAGGAGCAACAGATATATATATCAGGATTGTGATCATTCGACCCCAAGCCACCAGGTAGATTAGGCCCACAGCTACCCAACCAACGATCATAATAATTGCAGAGAGTAACAGATAAATTAAACCCATTCCTATGTTCGCTTCTGCCTGTGTGATCATCTGCTCTGTAATATCCGCCATGGATACGGTTATGGTCGTTGATGTGACTCCCGCAACCAAGCTCTGCCCTACATCAAAGAATGCTAGAGTGATATCGAAGCAATTAGTGACAAGCAGGATAGCTAGGAAAATTTTAAAGATGGCTTTATACAGATTGAACATTTCAAATTCAGCCATATTGTTTTTTTCCAGCAGCATATTGATCAGCTCGTAACAGAATATATAGGTTAAGATCAGCCCCGCCACTGGCATAATGACGCTTGTGGATATGGCCCGCAGTGAACTGACTAATGTAGCACTAAATTCTATCGGTGTTTTTCCTACCTCTGTCTGCAATACGTTTAATGAAGCTATAAAAGCTTCCATGAAGGTTTCCAAACACCACGTAATAGCAGGCAAAAATATTTTTTCGTTGATATTTTCAAATAATGAATTCATCCTAAAATTTCACCTCCGTCAGCGTAATAGTCCGTAAAATCCACCCCTCCATTTTCCATTTCCAATTTATCCCCTTCAAATAGCTGGACAGGCTCTATATTTTCAGTTATCCTCATGGTTTTACCTTTCATCGATGTTTTCAAAGATTCGTAGGAAATAGGATGTTGATGTTGTTTCTTCACATATTTCTCCACATCAAACCACCTGGGGTCTTCCAGGCCATCGGCATGATATTTATACATTGGATGATCTGTAATTTCGTATTTATTGGAGAAAAATGGTCTGGTTCCTCGTATCTGAACAATACATTTTCTACCTCGCATAACCGCCATTTCATCCAATGTCATTAGCTCTCTGCCTAATTTTGAATAATTCAGTCCCTTAGATAAATTGGAACCCCTTGTATCGGAAGTGTTAAAATCGTCTATTGTCTCTTTTCCCAAGGTTTCCACGATATCTTTCATTGTGTCTTTTGATTTCCCGCCTAGGAATATGGTGGTATCACAACAATCCTCGATAATAGCTGCCTTATCCTCACCGTATACGGATTTTAATTGTCGCTTGGACTGCAATACGATACTTGCAGACATTTCCCTTGAACGGATTGTGGCAATGAGGATATCAAAATCAGGAATTTTTCCGATATTCGCAAATTCGTCCAACATAAAACGGACGTGAATGGGCAGCCTGCCACCGCAATCATCGTCCGCATGGGTACAAAGAGTATTAAACATCTGTGTATACATCATAGAAATAATAAAATTAAACGTTCGATTCGTATCTGGAATGATGGCAAAGAGAGCTGTTTTTTCATCACCGATTTTGTTCAGTTCCATTTCATCCTCTTTGACCAAATCCCTTATTCTTGGAATGTTGAAAGGTGCAAGCCTAGCAGCACAGCTAATCAAGATACTTTTTGCTGTCTTTCCGGCTGCAAGCTTATAATTCTTATATTGAATGACTGCAAAATGATCTGGATTCTTTTGCTCCAATTCCTCAAACCACAAATCTACAGAGTTTTTAAAAGTTTCATCATCTTCCCTTGTTTCACACATTTTTAGCATTTCTACAACAGAGATCAGATTTTTTTCAAAGTCTGGAAACTCATAGAAGATTGCGCCGATAAAGGCTTGATATAAAAGCTTTTCTGCTTTCACCCAAAAGTCCTCACCCGCTTTCTCTCCCTCTCCTTTGGTATTCTCTATGATCGTATCGACCAACTTTAATATGTCTTCTTCATTCTTGATATAAGCCATTGGATTGTACCGCATGGACTTAGATAAATTGACTAAATTCAGGATTTTCACTTTATAACCATGTTTCAGAAGCATTGTACTAACTTCATTGACAATGGTTCCTTTGGGGTCAGTAACCACATAGCTGCTGTGCATTTGCATAATATTGGGTTTGATAAAAAATCTTGTTTTCCCGCTACCACTTCCCCCGATCACAATAATGTTTTTATTACGTGCATATTCGATCAATTCTTTGCTTTTAGGTCTGCTGCTCATTGTAAGAAATTCTGTTTCACTCAAAATGATGTTATTCCTCATATCATCATCAACATACGGCTTGATATCCTCTGCTGTACCCCAACGGGCCGAACCATGTTCAACACCCTTACGAAATTTCTTTTGGTTGGCACGTTTCTCTAAAATGAGTAATAGCAGTATAAGAGTGACACTGGAAGCAACAATTAAATCAACAGGATTAAAGGAAAGAGGTAAAGCTTTAAGCACTACCGCCGGACTGTTTAAAATTTCACCAATAGCAAGGATTATATTGCCTTGATAATCTGTCCTGCTAATAAAAGAAACCCAATTCATAACAACTCCAATCAAAATTAATGGACTGTTAAAAACTAGGTTCTTTTTTAAGATTTTGGTATTCAACTTAATCACTATCGGCTTCTGTCCTTTACTTTTTTCCGTTCTCTTTCCTTGGTGCTCTCTTTAGCCTGGCTATGGACGGCTTCATTATATTCTTTAATTTTCCCTATTCCGCTTTTCTCCTTTTCCTTCTGAATCCTCGCTACTTCTTCAACAACCTTTTTCATAGCGTGTTCCACTGTTTCCATATTCCTTCCCGCAAAGGCTATCATATAGTTGCCCTTGGACTGTTTTTCCACCGCAAAATGGATACTGTACTTCTTAAATTCTTTTGAATATAGCTTCATTAGCTCCCTGTCTATCTCTATTGGAAGAAACTTTACAGTTTTTTCAGTGGCATTCAGGGTGTTCATATCCGTTTTTCCAACTGTAACCTTGAATTTATCCTTTTCTGTCTTATTAAAAAGATACCACTGAATGGCTTTTTCAATGGTATCCTTAGTTAGCATGGCCGCTTTAATTTTTATCTGAACTAACTCATGTATATGATCATCCGGTTTTGGCATGGTTCTCACCTATCCTTCTCTTTATCCTGAGACTTCGATATTGGATTTTTTTCATACCTGGTTCCTTTACCCTTAATTTCTGCAAGCTTTGAATCTGGTTCCACATACGTTAATCCTAGTCCCCTTACTTTTGCAACATCATTGATTATAAAATTATGATTACCATCATACAGAAAATCCCTTTCAATTTTAAAGCCTAAAGGCAGCTTGATATCCTCCAATTCTTTTATAGTTACAAAACCCCATTCTGCCATTTGATCATCACCAAGATGACCGTATCCAAACATCAATACATCATTTGTCTTAGGGTCGTAATTTCCTTCTGTAATATACCAATCCCCTGCACCAATAGGATTAAAAAAATGGGCTAAAATCTTCTTCTCATGAAATTCAATGCCCTCTGTTGAATACAAAGGATTTTGCACAAATTTTTCTTTTAATTCATCCGACAATAACTTCATATAGCTTCCTCCCTCACATTTGTTTTACATAACCCATCAAGGCCAATTGATACAAATTGGTTTCTATTTCCTCTACCGTATCCACTGGTGACATTCTTTTTAAATCATCCAAAGTGAAGCTCACTTCATTTTGATAAATGAACATTGAAAATAGACCGAGTTGAGATGTATTCATTTTTCCATGGATAACAATGTCAAAAATAATAGGCTGCACATTAAGTGTGTACCTGACTTCATTTGATCTTTTCTTTAACACTGGCTTTACCTTCCTTCCTATAAATTAAATGAAAGCTGCCTAGCCTCTAGAAAGCCAAGGCATATCATGTTTTACTGCTGCCGAGTAATAATTATCAATGGTAAAAAACGAATTATATAGTGTCGTTAATAAATAAGCTTTAATGTTTCGTATTTGAGTAGTGTTTTTTGCCAGGCTTTCCATGACATATTGAATATGACTGAAATTAAGTTTCATAAATATTGAGCATACATTCTCCCATTTCATTTGACCGCCATCAACATTCATTGTCTTTCTATGATTCTTCATAGTATCAATGAGTAAATTCGTAATCTCGTTGATCATCTCCTTATTTGATGGATACCTTTCTAGCAGAAGATCATATTCAATATTCCTTTTTATCTGCTCATCATAATTTTGGTAATGAACATCATCTATCCTTCCATCGTTCTTTAGCTGCCGATTACTCTGCCTCATTTGCTCCATTGGGGCAATATTTGATTGATGGATAGATTGATTATCATTAATATTTAATTGATTAGTATTTAATTGATTAGTCATTATATTATCCGGTTGGTTTCCCACTGTCGGTTTTACCGTTAGCGGATTTTCAACTAGCGGTTCCTCCATCAATGAATCAACCGCTAGTGGGTTTTCAACTATTGGTTCATTATTTTGTATTTCTCCACTTTCCATACTTTTTTCAGCTCTTTTGATTTCTCTTTCCAGCCTTAATTTTTCCCCTTCCTCTATGAAGATAGGTGTATCAGAAAAAGTATATTCAGTATCGATGAATTTTCCTTTATGACGAATAGGAGTTCTTTTTAAATACCCTAATTCCTCAAGCTTTCTTAAACTGCTCTTGATACTACTTTCACCGTTAGGTAATATAGCTGCTAAACCCCTGACGTTGAAATCCCAATTATCGTTCATGCCTAACATTGTAATGAGTAGTCCTCGTTCTGCTATACCCATTCGTTTATCGAAAAGAAAATCATTAGAAACCGTTGTAAACTTTGTTTTGAATTCTTTTTTTATTTTTGCCATGGGTCGTAGTCCTCCTTGATAAAAAAATACACCTGCTTCTCTTGGAAACAAGTGTATTGAAAATCATTATTCAGTTATAGTTATATGTCTACGCACTCTACCTCGATTACCACAGACACTTCAATTTTGTTATGAACACTCTTTTGCTTACCATTCTCACTTGTTTGTGTGAATGTTGCATACCTCTCAACGTATTGAAAACAAAGGATTTCTACGTATTTTCCCGACATATTCCTACCACGCACTCTACATGAGCCGTATGCGGAAACATATCCACCGGCTGTACCTCCACTGTCTTATATCCCTTCCCTTCTAAGTAAGCTAGATCCCTCGCCAAAGAAGCTGGATTGCAGGATACATATACGACTCTTTTGGGATTCATCTTTACTATGGTTTCCAGTACTTTTTCTTCACAGCCTTTTCTCGGTGGATCTACTACCACAACATCTGCCTTTAAGCCTTTTTCATAAAGTTCCGGTATCACTACCTCCGCTTCACCTACATAAAATTCTGTATTATTTATATCATTAATTCTAGCGTTTTCCTTTGCATCTTTGATAGCAGCCTCCACTACCTCCACCCCTATCACCTTCTTGGCTTTCTTTGCTAAGAATAGAGAGATCGTTCCTATACCACAGTAAATATCAAATACATTTTCTTCTCCTGTCAGACCTGCATAGTCTAGAGCTTTTTCATAAAGCACCTTTGTTTGCATAGGATTTACTTGGAAAAAAGATTGTGCTGAAATATGGAATTTTAAATCCCCTATGTAATCTACAATTTTATCTTCACCATAAATTGTAAGGGTCTCCTTGCCGAAAATAACATTGGTATTTTTATCATTGATATTTTGAACAACACTTTTTAATCCCTTTACCTTTTTTTGAAGCATTTCTACTAATCGGTTTTTAAGAGGTAACTCTTTACCATTGGTGATCATCACCACCATCACTTCTCCTGTTGCAAAGCCTACCTTCGTTACTACATGTCTTATAAGACCCTTTTTACTTTTTTCATCATAAACACTGATCTTATAGGTTTCAATATAGTTCTTTATCACTTCTATCACTTCTTTATTTATAGGAGCTTGAATATGACAATAATCCGTAGCTACAATATCATGACTGCTCTTTTTATAAAAACCCAGTATAGCTTTACCTTTGAGGATACCTACTGGAAACTGAGCCTTATTGCGATATTCATAAGGATTTTCCATCCCTATGGTAGGATGTATGGTTGTCTCGATTTTTCCTATCCTTTCTAAGATTTCCTTTACCCGCTTTCCCTTAATCGCTAGCTGCGCTCCATAGTCCATATGCATAATTTGGCATCCCCCACAGGTGTTAGCCAAACTACAAGGAGGAGAGATTCTGTCCTCAGAAGGCTTAAGCATTTGAATGATTCTTCCTATACCATAATTTTTCTTAAGCGTCTTTAGTTTTATTTTTAAATAGTCTCCTGGGATACCACCTTCAACAAAAACTGTAAACCCCTCTATTCTCCCCACGCCTTCGCCAGTATGCCCCATATCTTCTATTTCAATAGAATATATACTATTTTTTTGTAGCATGATGTATATACACTCCTTTTTCTACGTTTCTTTTGTCGAAACCCATAAGTTTTCTTTTGTTTAGCACTGTTTTTCCCTCTTTGTGACAACTTTTGTTTTATTGTTTTTGTTTACCATCTATACCCATTATATTATAATATATAGTAATTATAGACAAAGGACAAGCTTAGAAGGGAGTTTAAAAAATGTTTCGATCTATTAAAACAATTTTATTGTTCATTATAATTTTTATCACTGCTTCTGGTATGCCTCTATATGCTGATACATCGGCCTTAAGTTTCTCTTTACCTTTTACTGGGTCTAGCAAAGAAATTACTTCTTTTGATACTAGTATAACCATGCTTTCCTCATCTCACCCAAGGTTACAGGTATCATTAACAGCAAATGAAAAACTTCTTCCACTACAGTTTAATGAAGGTCATCCTGTAGAAGTTTTTCTATATTCAGAAGAAAAACTTATCAAAAACGTCGCTGTTGAGGAAGTAAGCATTCAGCATGGTAAAATAACCACACTAGAAATGGATTTTCCTCAAAGTTTTTTAGATCTTCCAAATGGTGATTATGCATTTCAAGTAACATTAAATGTAGAAAACCTACAAGCTCCCATTACCTCTACCATGCTTGCTGTCACTTATGATAGTGCTTTTACTTATGTCAAAGCACCAAGCGTAATAGATGGAAATCAAACCTCGCTAACTTTATATTTCCCAGACAATAATATGGATAATTTGATTCCTATCACTCGACTAATCCCCTATAC
The sequence above is drawn from the Clostridium formicaceticum genome and encodes:
- the rlmD gene encoding 23S rRNA (uracil(1939)-C(5))-methyltransferase RlmD → MLQKNSIYSIEIEDMGHTGEGVGRIEGFTVFVEGGIPGDYLKIKLKTLKKNYGIGRIIQMLKPSEDRISPPCSLANTCGGCQIMHMDYGAQLAIKGKRVKEILERIGKIETTIHPTIGMENPYEYRNKAQFPVGILKGKAILGFYKKSSHDIVATDYCHIQAPINKEVIEVIKNYIETYKISVYDEKSKKGLIRHVVTKVGFATGEVMVVMITNGKELPLKNRLVEMLQKKVKGLKSVVQNINDKNTNVIFGKETLTIYGEDKIVDYIGDLKFHISAQSFFQVNPMQTKVLYEKALDYAGLTGEENVFDIYCGIGTISLFLAKKAKKVIGVEVVEAAIKDAKENARINDINNTEFYVGEAEVVIPELYEKGLKADVVVVDPPRKGCEEKVLETIVKMNPKRVVYVSCNPASLARDLAYLEGKGYKTVEVQPVDMFPHTAHVECVVGICRENT
- a CDS encoding VirB6/TrbL-like conjugal transfer protein, CD1112 family; its protein translation is MNSLFENINEKIFLPAITWCLETFMEAFIASLNVLQTEVGKTPIEFSATLVSSLRAISTSVIMPVAGLILTYIFCYELINMLLEKNNMAEFEMFNLYKAIFKIFLAILLVTNCFDITLAFFDVGQSLVAGVTSTTITVSMADITEQMITQAEANIGMGLIYLLLSAIIMIVGWVAVGLIYLVAWGRMITILIYISVAPIPFATLMNRDWIGHIGQNYLKNLCALAIQGFLMMICMLIYGGLVSSIEPIILSSGAMVGIVLILVSMFVCVKSLMSCLNLAKSIFGVS
- a CDS encoding DUF3801 domain-containing protein, with product MPKPDDHIHELVQIKIKAAMLTKDTIEKAIQWYLFNKTEKDKFKVTVGKTDMNTLNATEKTVKFLPIEIDRELMKLYSKEFKKYSIHFAVEKQSKGNYMIAFAGRNMETVEHAMKKVVEEVARIQKEKEKSGIGKIKEYNEAVHSQAKESTKERERKKVKDRSR
- a CDS encoding DUF2958 domain-containing protein, with the protein product MKLLSDELKEKFVQNPLYSTEGIEFHEKKILAHFFNPIGAGDWYITEGNYDPKTNDVLMFGYGHLGDDQMAEWGFVTIKELEDIKLPLGFKIERDFLYDGNHNFIINDVAKVRGLGLTYVEPDSKLAEIKGKGTRYEKNPISKSQDKEKDR
- a CDS encoding DUF6017 domain-containing protein is translated as MAKIKKEFKTKFTTVSNDFLFDKRMGIAERGLLITMLGMNDNWDFNVRGLAAILPNGESSIKSSLRKLEELGYLKRTPIRHKGKFIDTEYTFSDTPIFIEEGEKLRLEREIKRAEKSMESGEIQNNEPIVENPLAVDSLMEEPLVENPLTVKPTVGNQPDNIMTNQLNTNQLNINDNQSIHQSNIAPMEQMRQSNRQLKNDGRIDDVHYQNYDEQIKRNIEYDLLLERYPSNKEMINEITNLLIDTMKNHRKTMNVDGGQMKWENVCSIFMKLNFSHIQYVMESLAKNTTQIRNIKAYLLTTLYNSFFTIDNYYSAAVKHDMPWLSRG
- a CDS encoding PrgI family protein, which produces MAYIEVPKDLNRVKTKIAAGLTKRQLISFGSAAMMGFPVYFLVRQIAPNEIAMIALFIVAAPSILLGLYERDGIPAEELLKSYLKFKYMQQPIRTYKVTEKNTFLKRGVKKRANASSKKA